CGTCGGTCAGCACCCGGTCGGCGCGGTCGTGGAAGCGGACGTCGAAGAAGTCCGCGACGGCCGCCCAGAACCCGCTCAGGTCCGACACCGACCACTCCCACAGGGCGCGGTAGTCGGGCAGGTCGAGGTCGCGTTCGGTGCGCAGCCACTCGCGGAACGCGGCCATCCGGCTGGCGGCCGCGCGCTCCTCGCTCGGCTGCCACAGCACTTCGGGGGTCGAGGCGGGCTCGGTGCGCGAAGTCATGCGCCATTCCTAACCCACCGCACCCCCACCCGACCACCCCTGAGAAGGGGTTTCCGCAGCGCACCCCGCCCCTGGCTGGGAGGGCGCGACTCCGGTGGACATCACCTGAGGTGGAGGTCGAGCCAGTTGCGGGCTCGGCGCCAGGCCTCGGCGGCGGCGTCCTGGTCGCGGTCGAAGCGGTGGCCCGCGCCCGGGAAGCGGACCACGTCGGTCACCACCGACGCCGTCTCGGCGACCTCCCGGAGCTTGTCCACCTCCTCGGCCTCGACGCCCTCGTCGTCGCCGTACAGGCCCAGCCACGGGCAGGACAGCTCGCCGGCGATCTCCACCAGCGGCGGCAGCGCCGCCGACAGCGGTTCGAGGACGCCCCGGCCCCCGACGCTCACCGCCGCGCCCAGCGTGCGGCTGGCGGCCACCACCAGCGCCGCGGTGCCGCCGACGTCGAAGCCCATGATCCCCTGCCGGTCGGCGGGCACGCCCTGGTCGGACAGCC
This region of Saccharopolyspora hordei genomic DNA includes:
- a CDS encoding dienelactone hydrolase family protein; the encoded protein is MTETRTETLPLTDGTELRLTVAEPDNVVRGGLVFLHEARGVTDRVRAVCSALAEEGWLTVAPHLYHREDGPDDVRKLSGESILTDTDAAFVWLSDQGVPADRQGIMGFDVGGTAALVVAASRTLGAAVSVGGRGVLEPLSAALPPLVEIAGELSCPWLGLYGDDEGVEAEEVDKLREVAETASVVTDVVRFPGAGHRFDRDQDAAAEAWRRARNWLDLHLR